In Palaemon carinicauda isolate YSFRI2023 chromosome 21, ASM3689809v2, whole genome shotgun sequence, the following proteins share a genomic window:
- the LOC137614884 gene encoding zinc finger BED domain-containing protein 5-like yields MHYMIDRYALAVKVLPPDLKTVIDEVVAMVNFIKNSLLNTKILCLCHELNAHEEPFLFHTEVTWLSRGNVVGRVVTLKEELKEFFERNEKEKIRKFVNKLSDNNWITKMAYLNYIFSRINAVNRSLQSYWATVIDFVDKLQAFQMKLKLWQEKVTAGWYEAYENMSHSLSVLCKDDVNEVSGLIHKHLISPSQELENHFPDITNLDWYLLRNPLKVNLKSLPD; encoded by the coding sequence ATGCACTACATGATTGACCGCTATGCATTAGCTGTAAAGGTCCTACCACCAGACCTCAAAACTGTAATTGATGAAGTTGTAGCCATGGTCAACTTTATCAAAAACAGTCTGCTGAACACAAAGATACTGTGTCTGTGTCATGAACTTAATGCTCATGAAGAGCCATTCCTTTTTCATACAGAAGTAACATGGCTATCGAGGGGTAATGTAGTGGGTCGAGTTGTGACATTAAAGGAGGAGCTGAAGGAGTTCTTCGAGAGAAATGAGAAGGAAAAAATAAGGAAGTTTGTGAACAAGCTTTCAGACAACAATTGGATCACGAAAATGGCTTATCTCAATTATATATTTTCTCGCATCAATGCAGTCAACAGATCACTTCAAAGTTACTGGGCAACTGTGATTGATTTTGTGGACAAGCTGCAAGCTTTTCAAATGAAACTCAAACTTTGGCAAGAAAAAGTCACAGCTGGTTGGTATGAGGCTTATGAAAATATGAGCCATAGCTTGTCAGTTCTGTGTAAAGATGATGTGAATGAAGTCAGTGGTCTCATCCATAAGCACTTGATTTCTCCTAGTCAAGAGTTAGAAAATCATTTTCCTGATATCACAAATTTAGATTGGTATCTCCTTCGAAATCCATTAAAGGTGAAccttaaatcccttccagattaa